One Campylobacter pinnipediorum subsp. caledonicus genomic window carries:
- a CDS encoding alpha-hydroxy acid oxidase, translated as MGRPQKPFNIDVRYPSVEHLRIKAKKRMPRFAYDYLTEGCNDDLNVTKNTSEIREIEMVSRYLTDFRDSDPQVELFGETYDAPFGISAVGLQSLMWPKTPQYLAKAAKEHNIPFMLSTVTTMSIEETAKITDGKFWFQLYYPKDKDRREDILKRAWDNGCKVLCLLSDVPTFGYRPKDVYNGLGMPPAMYIRNILNAMTKPTWAFETLLNGGMPRFETLEKYMTEKMNLQQLGMFMDDFFDGKLTVDRIKDIQDIWPGKIVIKGISTVEDTQTAIDLGVDGIIVSNHGGRQLDAGPTSIKTLPDIVKVGKGKIKIMIDSGMRTGPDIARVIASGAEFCFLGRPFMYGTGALGSKGGDQVAQILKREFIQVMQQLNCPKVEDLPNFLYKK; from the coding sequence ATGGGTAGACCTCAAAAACCTTTTAACATTGATGTAAGGTATCCAAGCGTAGAACATTTGCGTATAAAAGCAAAAAAAAGAATGCCTCGTTTCGCATATGATTATTTAACAGAAGGTTGTAACGATGATTTAAATGTTACTAAAAATACATCTGAAATCAGAGAGATAGAAATGGTTTCAAGATACTTGACTGATTTTAGAGATTCAGATCCTCAAGTGGAGTTATTTGGTGAAACTTATGACGCGCCATTTGGTATAAGTGCTGTTGGGCTTCAATCTCTCATGTGGCCTAAAACTCCACAATATTTGGCTAAAGCAGCAAAAGAACACAATATACCTTTTATGCTTTCAACAGTTACAACTATGTCTATAGAAGAAACGGCTAAGATTACAGATGGTAAGTTTTGGTTTCAGCTTTACTATCCAAAAGACAAAGACCGCCGCGAAGATATTTTAAAGCGTGCATGGGATAATGGTTGCAAGGTTCTATGTCTTCTTTCTGATGTTCCTACTTTTGGTTATAGACCAAAAGATGTTTACAATGGTCTTGGTATGCCTCCTGCTATGTATATAAGAAATATATTAAACGCTATGACTAAACCAACTTGGGCCTTTGAAACACTTTTAAATGGTGGTATGCCTCGTTTTGAGACATTAGAAAAATACATGACAGAAAAGATGAATCTTCAACAACTTGGTATGTTTATGGATGATTTCTTTGATGGAAAACTAACAGTTGATAGGATAAAAGATATTCAAGATATTTGGCCTGGAAAAATAGTCATAAAAGGTATATCAACTGTTGAAGATACCCAAACAGCTATAGATTTGGGTGTTGATGGCATCATAGTATCTAACCACGGCGGAAGACAACTAGATGCTGGTCCAACGAGTATAAAAACGCTTCCTGATATAGTAAAAGTAGGCAAAGGTAAGATAAAAATCATGATAGATAGTGGTATGAGAACAGGACCTGATATAGCAAGAGTTATAGCTTCTGGTGCTGAGTTTTGTTTCTTAGGAAGACCATTTATGTATGGAACTGGAGCTCTTGGCTCTAAAGGCGGCGATCAAGTAGCCCAAATCCTAAAAAGAGAGTTTATACAAGTTATGCAACAGCTAAACTGCCCTAAAGTAGAAGATCTACCAAATTTCTTATACAAAAAATAA
- a CDS encoding OadG family protein has protein sequence MNINLVSEGFSFMVLGMSSVFLFLVIMIFTLSIQGRIINKFIKNEIIDNDNKTICFKKEDNNELVAAISVAISNFKKR, from the coding sequence ATGAATATAAATCTTGTTTCTGAGGGTTTTAGTTTTATGGTTCTTGGTATGAGTTCCGTATTTTTATTTTTAGTTATTATGATTTTTACACTTAGCATTCAAGGTAGGATTATAAATAAATTTATAAAAAATGAAATAATAGACAACGATAACAAAACAATATGTTTTAAAAAAGAGGATAACAACGAGTTGGTTGCAGCTATTAGTGTTGCTATATCTAATTTTAAAAAAAGATAA
- a CDS encoding sodium-dependent transporter, with product MAKEYFSKLGYVLAVAGSAVGLGSAWKFPYIVGENGGSAFVLLYVFICFLIGVPVFLGELSIGKLSESDSVNSFRKLAPKNKKIWGYFGMLTMITAAIIASYYIVIVGWVLKYIYISFLTLPSDIESSKTLFMDFITTDIYGQIFFFILAFLICIVILSKGVKSGIEKISFWMMPGLFITLLAMLAYSFTMDGFVDSAKFLLIPDFSKITLNSLFLALGLAFFTMSLGMSIIITYSASLSNETNFVTSTISIVAINILLAIMMGLIIFTFVFEFGGEPSQGPGLVFISLPTLFSKLGIVGNALAVLFFISLSFAAITSAISLIEPFVFFMIREFKIQRQKALFIVSLAIFIIGVFCILSYIKDVGDSILFFGKNFFDFLDYVASNILSPIGGIGGAVFVGYIIKKEALQTLFAPYTTKLVFNIWYFIIKFVAPISILAIMINIIFFN from the coding sequence GTGGCAAAAGAGTATTTTAGTAAGTTAGGTTATGTATTAGCAGTGGCTGGATCTGCTGTTGGTCTTGGTAGTGCTTGGAAATTCCCATATATTGTTGGAGAAAATGGTGGATCGGCGTTTGTTTTGCTTTACGTTTTTATATGTTTTCTAATAGGAGTTCCTGTATTTTTAGGGGAACTTAGTATCGGAAAGCTTAGCGAAAGTGATAGTGTTAATTCATTTAGAAAACTAGCTCCTAAAAATAAAAAAATATGGGGATATTTCGGCATGCTTACTATGATTACAGCTGCTATTATTGCTAGTTATTATATTGTTATAGTCGGATGGGTTTTAAAATACATATATATATCTTTTTTAACATTGCCTAGTGATATTGAAAGCTCTAAAACATTATTTATGGATTTTATAACAACTGATATTTATGGACAAATATTTTTCTTTATATTAGCATTTTTGATTTGTATCGTTATACTTTCTAAAGGCGTAAAAAGCGGTATCGAAAAGATTAGTTTTTGGATGATGCCAGGACTTTTTATTACTCTTTTGGCGATGCTTGCTTATTCTTTTACAATGGATGGATTTGTTGATTCGGCTAAGTTTTTGCTTATTCCTGATTTTAGTAAAATAACTTTAAATTCACTATTTTTAGCTCTTGGTCTTGCATTTTTTACGATGTCTTTAGGTATGTCTATTATCATTACATATTCAGCATCTTTGTCAAATGAAACAAACTTTGTTACATCTACTATAAGTATAGTAGCTATAAATATTTTACTTGCTATAATGATGGGGCTTATTATATTTACATTTGTATTTGAGTTTGGAGGAGAGCCTTCTCAAGGACCAGGTCTTGTGTTTATATCGCTACCTACGTTATTCTCAAAGCTCGGTATTGTTGGAAATGCATTAGCAGTTTTGTTTTTTATATCTCTTAGTTTTGCTGCTATAACTTCTGCTATTTCTCTTATAGAGCCATTCGTGTTTTTTATGATTAGGGAATTTAAAATACAAAGACAAAAAGCACTTTTTATAGTTAGCTTAGCTATATTCATAATAGGGGTATTTTGTATATTATCATATATAAAAGATGTTGGAGATAGCATTTTATTTTTTGGTAAGAATTTCTTTGATTTTCTTGATTATGTTGCTTCTAATATACTTTCTCCTATAGGTGGAATAGGTGGAGCTGTTTTTGTTGGTTATATTATAAAAAAAGAGGCATTGCAAACACTTTTTGCTCCATATACAACAAAATTAGTATTTAACATATGGTATTTTATTATAAAATTTGTTGCACCAATAAGCATTCTTGCTATTATGATTAACATAATTTTTTTCAACTAG
- a CDS encoding sodium-dependent transporter, translating to MTDKFSKIGFVLAMAGSAVGLGNAWKFPTMVGNNGGSAFIVIYLLLTFFVAFVAFLAELSIGKLGETDPVHSFEKLAPKYKKQWSLAGFFMIGGILIASFYLLVIGWILKYVMLSFYKLPTTTQEAGKAFNSLISNEFFNSFLCFSVVFLMVFFVVSKGIKSGIEKLNFWMMPSLFILLIIMLAYSLSISDGFIKAASFLFVPDFSKITPDIILQALGLAFFSLSMGVCTVPTYAASLPDGTNLVKSTLSIIAINILVGIMMGLVVFTFVFEYGGDTTQGGPGLIFVSLATLFAKLGIIGNILSFMFFISLLFAGITSAVSMIEPFTFYLINKLKISRKRALLYIACFVYILGFMCILSFYEPTSFKVFGNPFFDILDYLTSNIIMPIGAIVFSFFVGFVVKKDGLYILFSSFMNKTFFEIWYFLLRFVTPVAILLIMIYQIYK from the coding sequence ATGACAGATAAATTTTCAAAAATAGGATTTGTTTTGGCTATGGCTGGTTCTGCGGTTGGCCTTGGAAATGCATGGAAATTTCCAACTATGGTTGGAAATAATGGCGGTTCAGCTTTTATAGTTATATATCTACTACTCACATTTTTTGTAGCTTTTGTTGCTTTTTTAGCAGAATTAAGTATAGGAAAATTAGGAGAAACAGATCCTGTGCATTCTTTTGAAAAACTTGCACCTAAATACAAAAAACAGTGGTCTTTAGCTGGATTTTTTATGATAGGTGGCATCTTGATAGCATCTTTTTATTTACTTGTTATAGGGTGGATTTTAAAATATGTTATGCTCAGTTTTTATAAACTTCCTACTACAACACAAGAGGCTGGAAAAGCATTTAATAGTTTGATCTCAAATGAATTTTTTAATTCTTTTTTATGTTTTAGCGTTGTATTTTTAATGGTTTTTTTTGTTGTTTCAAAAGGCATAAAAAGCGGTATTGAAAAGTTAAATTTTTGGATGATGCCAAGTCTTTTTATTTTGCTTATAATCATGCTTGCTTATTCTTTATCAATAAGTGATGGTTTTATAAAAGCCGCTTCATTTTTATTTGTCCCTGATTTTAGCAAAATAACGCCTGATATCATACTTCAAGCATTAGGGCTTGCTTTTTTTTCACTTTCTATGGGTGTTTGCACTGTTCCTACATATGCTGCTAGTTTACCAGATGGAACAAACTTGGTTAAATCAACATTATCAATAATAGCTATCAATATTTTAGTTGGTATTATGATGGGGCTTGTTGTATTTACATTTGTATTTGAATACGGTGGAGATACTACACAAGGCGGACCTGGACTTATCTTTGTAAGTCTTGCAACTTTATTTGCAAAGCTAGGAATTATAGGAAATATTTTATCTTTTATGTTTTTTATCTCATTATTATTTGCTGGTATAACAAGTGCTGTTTCTATGATAGAGCCTTTTACTTTTTACCTTATAAATAAACTAAAAATTTCCAGAAAAAGAGCTTTGTTATACATAGCTTGTTTTGTTTATATTCTTGGTTTTATGTGTATATTATCATTTTATGAGCCTACTTCATTTAAGGTTTTTGGTAATCCATTTTTTGATATTCTTGATTATTTGACATCAAACATAATAATGCCAATTGGCGCTATAGTATTTAGTTTTTTTGTTGGGTTTGTTGTCAAAAAAGATGGGCTTTATATTTTATTTAGCTCATTTATGAATAAAACATTTTTTGAAATTTGGTATTTTTTATTAAGGTTTGTTACTCCTGTAGCTATTTTGTTAATTATGATATATCAAATTTATAAGTAA
- a CDS encoding sodium-dependent transporter has translation MNDKFSKIGFILSIVGAAIGLGNAWKFPYMVGVNGGSAFVLIYLIFALIVGLSIFFAEMAMGKISQKDTVNAFKTLATKGPNIWKFAGIVMITGVLVASFYTLIIGWVIKYVVLSFSTLPNDIAISGKIFNDFISKNSFEQILYFTIAFIAYFFVLTKGVKAGIEKINLWLIPTIFLLLMLMLGYSFSMDGFSKAAEFLLVPDFSKINSHTIFMALGLAFFTMCVGIGAVLSYSTNLNNKTNLFTSSLYVVVLNVVISIIIGLIVFTFVFEFNSSPADGVGLAFVSLPTLFAKLGFLGNILCFVFFLALVFAGLTSAISMVEPCILFLTQNFNLTRTKAIFVVGSFVYILGVLCALSNIDGVKDDLVFFGKGFFDLLDFISSNIMLPLGGIIFCVFVGYFMKYESLKELFIPYMGKYIFQIWYFLLRFVAPVCVFLVLIGGII, from the coding sequence ATGAATGATAAATTTTCTAAAATAGGTTTTATATTATCTATAGTTGGGGCTGCCATAGGTCTTGGAAATGCTTGGAAATTTCCATATATGGTAGGGGTTAATGGTGGATCAGCTTTTGTTCTTATTTATCTTATTTTTGCTTTGATTGTTGGTCTTAGTATATTTTTTGCTGAGATGGCTATGGGTAAAATTTCACAAAAAGATACTGTTAATGCATTTAAAACATTAGCTACCAAAGGTCCAAATATATGGAAATTTGCCGGCATAGTTATGATAACAGGTGTTTTGGTCGCATCATTTTATACTCTTATAATAGGTTGGGTTATAAAGTATGTAGTTTTATCTTTTTCTACCTTGCCTAATGATATTGCCATTTCTGGAAAGATTTTTAATGATTTTATTTCAAAAAATTCTTTTGAACAGATTTTGTATTTTACTATAGCATTTATTGCATATTTTTTTGTATTAACAAAAGGTGTTAAGGCCGGCATAGAAAAGATAAATTTATGGTTAATACCTACAATTTTTTTACTTTTAATGTTAATGCTAGGTTATTCTTTTAGTATGGATGGCTTTTCTAAGGCTGCTGAGTTTTTATTGGTTCCTGATTTTTCTAAGATAAACTCTCATACTATTTTTATGGCTTTAGGACTTGCTTTTTTTACTATGTGCGTCGGAATAGGGGCCGTTCTTAGTTACTCTACAAATCTTAATAATAAGACAAATTTATTTACATCATCTTTGTATGTTGTTGTTTTAAATGTAGTAATAAGTATAATTATAGGACTTATAGTATTTACATTTGTTTTTGAATTTAATTCATCTCCAGCCGATGGCGTAGGACTTGCTTTTGTTTCATTACCTACTTTATTTGCAAAGCTTGGATTCCTTGGTAATATTTTATGCTTTGTGTTTTTTCTTGCGCTTGTTTTTGCGGGTCTTACATCTGCTATTTCAATGGTTGAGCCTTGTATATTATTTTTAACACAAAATTTCAATCTAACAAGAACAAAAGCTATATTTGTAGTAGGAAGTTTTGTTTATATACTCGGAGTTTTATGTGCTTTATCAAACATAGATGGGGTAAAAGATGATTTAGTATTTTTTGGAAAAGGTTTTTTTGATTTATTAGATTTTATAAGCTCAAATATCATGCTTCCATTGGGCGGTATTATATTTTGTGTCTTTGTTGGATATTTTATGAAATATGAGAGTTTAAAGGAATTGTTTATACCTTATATGGGAAAATATATATTTCAAATTTGGTATTTTTTATTGCGTTTTGTAGCGCCAGTTTGTGTATTTTTAGTTTTGATTGGAGGAATAATTTAG
- a CDS encoding LutC/YkgG family protein encodes MSKEEILHRIRSGKHNMQMIDDAPTADPVQFIKREPSGDMYKEFIDRITENRSIVIKTTEDKLAEEINGIIKKEGAKHLIYSDEKLPFDAETLDIEKKFKFDKPIEQFKQQIFDFDMSIISARYAVSSHGTCCIASSKTQPRMMSLSPKICVMLVKKDTIVKSLSEALHKVKEEEGGRLPTNTIFITGPSRTADIELQTIIGVHGSQIAYVIVY; translated from the coding sequence ATGAGTAAAGAAGAAATTTTACACCGCATAAGAAGTGGTAAGCATAATATGCAAATGATTGATGACGCTCCAACAGCAGATCCAGTTCAGTTTATTAAAAGAGAGCCAAGTGGCGATATGTATAAGGAATTTATAGATAGAATCACAGAAAATAGATCGATTGTTATAAAAACAACTGAAGATAAATTAGCTGAGGAAATCAATGGCATAATCAAAAAAGAAGGCGCAAAACATCTTATATATTCAGATGAAAAACTCCCTTTCGATGCAGAAACTTTAGATATAGAAAAGAAATTTAAATTCGATAAGCCTATTGAGCAGTTTAAACAACAAATTTTTGATTTTGATATGTCTATTATAAGTGCAAGATATGCTGTTAGCTCTCATGGTACTTGTTGTATAGCTTCTAGCAAGACTCAGCCAAGAATGATGAGCTTATCTCCAAAAATATGTGTAATGCTTGTTAAAAAAGATACTATAGTTAAAAGCTTGAGCGAGGCTTTGCATAAAGTTAAGGAAGAAGAGGGTGGAAGGTTGCCAACAAATACAATCTTTATAACTGGTCCATCTAGAACAGCAGATATAGAGCTTCAAACTATTATAGGTGTTCACGGCTCTCAGATAGCATATGTTATAGTATACTAA
- a CDS encoding biotin/lipoyl-containing protein yields the protein MAKKFIDVMDTTFRDGFQSVFGARVLMDDFFPAVEAAKNAGIKHFEFGGGARFQSLYFYLNEDAFVMMDKFRQIVGEDANLQTLARGVNTVTLDTGSREIIDLHAKMFKKHGTTTVRNFDALNDVENLKYSGERIFHHGLKHEVVVTMMDLPPKCIGAHDVAFYERILREILDAGIPYHSVCFKDASGTSNPQKVYETIKMARKLLPENTHLRLHTHETAGVSIACYLAALEAGADGIDLAASPVSGGTSQPDILTMLHTLKGKDYDLGLDIDKILTYENTLKDCLKDYFIPPEATQVSPIIPFSPMPGGALTANTQMMRDNNILDKFPEVIDAMREVVELGGYGTSVTPVSQFYFQQAFNNVMFGKWKKIADGYGKMVLGYFGKTPVKPDENIVKLASEQLGLEPTTKHAIDLADLDETKTLKYTQQILEKENIEVTDENLFIVAACKEKGIAFLKGEAKVNVRKIDNTVKTAIAPSNSNNNSNIGKYSVVVNGSRYNVEVSEGFADGVEIKEIKQVSSQETNQNQFTNSSSDDSACITSSLPGSIFKILVNPGDNVKSGQVVFVVEAMKMEIEIVSPQDGIISSIEVSQGQSVANGQILARFK from the coding sequence ATGGCTAAGAAATTTATAGATGTGATGGATACAACTTTTAGAGATGGATTCCAGTCTGTATTTGGAGCTAGAGTTCTTATGGATGATTTTTTTCCGGCAGTTGAAGCGGCAAAAAATGCAGGTATAAAACATTTTGAATTTGGTGGGGGCGCTAGATTTCAAAGTCTTTATTTTTATCTAAATGAAGATGCTTTTGTTATGATGGATAAATTTAGACAGATAGTAGGAGAAGATGCAAATTTACAAACTTTAGCTCGCGGTGTAAATACAGTGACACTTGATACTGGAAGTCGTGAAATAATAGACCTTCATGCTAAGATGTTTAAAAAACACGGAACTACTACTGTAAGAAATTTTGATGCACTCAATGATGTTGAAAATTTAAAATATTCAGGAGAAAGGATATTCCATCATGGTTTAAAACACGAGGTAGTTGTAACTATGATGGATCTTCCTCCAAAATGTATTGGCGCTCATGATGTTGCTTTTTATGAGAGGATATTAAGAGAAATTCTAGATGCCGGTATTCCTTATCATAGCGTCTGTTTTAAAGATGCGAGTGGTACTTCAAATCCACAAAAAGTATATGAAACTATCAAAATGGCAAGAAAATTGCTTCCAGAGAATACACATTTAAGACTTCATACACATGAAACAGCTGGTGTTAGTATAGCTTGTTATTTAGCTGCTTTAGAAGCCGGAGCAGATGGTATAGACTTAGCTGCAAGTCCAGTAAGTGGAGGAACATCACAGCCAGACATACTTACTATGCTTCATACTTTAAAAGGCAAAGATTATGATCTAGGTTTAGATATAGATAAAATTTTAACATATGAAAATACATTGAAAGATTGTTTAAAAGATTATTTTATACCGCCTGAGGCTACTCAGGTAAGCCCTATAATACCTTTTTCTCCTATGCCAGGTGGAGCATTGACTGCAAATACTCAAATGATGAGGGATAATAATATCTTGGATAAATTTCCAGAAGTTATAGATGCCATGAGAGAGGTTGTAGAACTTGGAGGATATGGAACAAGTGTAACACCTGTTAGCCAGTTTTATTTCCAACAAGCTTTTAATAATGTAATGTTTGGAAAATGGAAAAAAATTGCCGATGGATATGGAAAAATGGTTCTTGGCTATTTTGGTAAAACACCAGTTAAACCAGATGAAAACATAGTAAAACTAGCAAGTGAGCAGCTTGGCTTAGAACCTACTACAAAACATGCCATTGATTTAGCAGATCTTGATGAAACAAAAACCCTTAAATATACTCAGCAAATTTTAGAAAAAGAAAATATAGAAGTTACTGATGAGAATTTATTTATAGTTGCTGCTTGTAAAGAAAAAGGTATCGCATTTTTAAAAGGTGAAGCTAAAGTAAATGTAAGAAAGATAGATAACACAGTAAAAACAGCTATAGCACCAAGTAATAGCAATAATAATTCAAATATTGGAAAATATAGTGTTGTTGTAAATGGAAGTAGATATAATGTTGAAGTTAGTGAAGGTTTTGCTGATGGTGTTGAGATAAAAGAAATCAAACAAGTTTCAAGTCAAGAAACAAATCAAAACCAATTTACAAACTCATCATCTGATGACTCGGCTTGTATAACTTCAAGTCTTCCTGGTAGTATTTTTAAAATACTTGTAAATCCTGGCGATAACGTAAAATCAGGACAAGTTGTATTTGTAGTTGAAGCTATGAAGATGGAAATAGAGATAGTGTCTCCACAAGATGGCATCATATCTAGCATAGAGGTTTCACAAGGACAAAGTGTAGCAAATGGTCAAATTTTGGCTAGGTTTAAGTAA
- a CDS encoding Arm DNA-binding domain-containing protein has protein sequence MPKIANTLTAISIKNLKPKDKPYFISDGFNMLVKVAPNGNKTFVFIYKSPKTNKRRRHTIGTYPTMSLSEAREKKNRVTKISK, from the coding sequence ATGCCAAAAATCGCAAATACATTAACTGCAATATCAATCAAAAATTTAAAGCCAAAAGATAAGCCATACTTTATAAGTGATGGTTTTAATATGTTAGTTAAAGTCGCTCCGAACGGAAATAAAACTTTTGTATTTATATATAAAAGTCCAAAGACAAATAAACGTAGGCGACATACAATAGGAACATATCCAACAATGAGTTTAAGCGAAGCAAGAGAAAAAAAGAACAGAGTTACAAAAATTAGTAAATAA
- a CDS encoding complement resistance protein TraT, translating to MKSVKIITSVALASVLFVGCATIQLQTNAKMSQSIFINPVASSKKLIFIATKNTSGQNVNIQNQIENLLTQRGYKIVDDPEMATYILMSNILYCDKKSENNAAGAAVTGGAIGSSIGAYNHGSITGTIAGGAIGAAVTGIIGKLTEDTIYQMQVDIIVREKAKGKVTANKGNVSGQASVADKRKSGFLNEFGGEIRRDEASGNFNSNSTNYDNQVFERDYVEQKTTIFAEATKSGLNLNEAIPILENKIASQIAGLF from the coding sequence ATGAAATCAGTAAAAATTATAACATCGGTGGCATTAGCTTCTGTATTATTTGTTGGTTGTGCAACAATTCAATTACAAACAAATGCAAAAATGAGCCAAAGCATATTTATAAATCCTGTCGCTAGTAGCAAAAAGTTAATTTTTATTGCGACAAAAAATACAAGTGGCCAAAATGTAAACATACAAAATCAAATAGAAAATCTTTTAACACAAAGAGGCTATAAAATAGTAGATGATCCGGAAATGGCAACATATATTTTAATGAGCAATATACTTTACTGTGATAAAAAAAGCGAAAATAATGCAGCTGGAGCCGCAGTAACAGGTGGAGCGATAGGAAGTAGCATTGGCGCATATAACCATGGCTCTATAACAGGAACTATTGCAGGTGGAGCTATAGGAGCTGCAGTAACAGGCATAATAGGAAAACTAACAGAAGATACAATATACCAAATGCAAGTTGATATTATCGTAAGAGAAAAAGCAAAAGGAAAAGTTACTGCAAACAAAGGAAATGTTTCTGGTCAAGCAAGTGTAGCTGATAAAAGAAAATCAGGATTTTTAAATGAATTTGGTGGAGAAATAAGAAGAGATGAGGCTAGTGGAAACTTTAATTCAAACTCAACAAATTATGACAACCAAGTATTTGAAAGAGATTATGTAGAACAAAAAACAACAATTTTTGCAGAAGCTACAAAAAGTGGTCTTAATTTAAACGAGGCTATACCAATCCTAGAAAACAAAATAGCTTCACAAATAGCTGGATTGTTTTAA
- a CDS encoding LutB/LldF family L-lactate oxidation iron-sulfur protein: MNNHENIVNISLNDQQLRKNLGDAMHLLQGNRARVIENKYNNWQEQRHSAKHAKNNSLYRLDERLLKFEEKAKKNGWIVHWANTGDDVCEIVYQLMLEKGADKVIKQKSMASEEVGLNHYLEKRGKKSLETDLGEVIIQLVDEKPVHIVVPAIHKNRYQVGEIFHEKIGAPLENEPEKLNAIARDYMRQHFKTGTIGICGANFAIAEEGAIWLVENEGNGRMSTTIPDVLVSICGIEKVCDTIEDASNLVGLLTPSATGQFIANYNNIISGPRREGELDGPKECHIILFDNHRTNMLAHEDYYEALRCIRCGACMNFCPVYDKISGHSYQSVYPGPIGAVISPQIFGMDINGDVVSLCSLCGRCSEVCPVEIPLADLIRKLRRDKVGDGKNPPYGADNINHSAVERMGFKGFTMVATSGFMWRTAMTSARIFNGLIQSQGKNIPVLKLWFEHKDLPPFNFNTNDVISKMEGVIYE; encoded by the coding sequence ATGAATAATCATGAAAATATAGTAAATATAAGCTTAAATGATCAACAATTAAGAAAAAATTTAGGTGATGCTATGCACTTATTACAAGGTAATAGGGCTCGTGTTATAGAGAATAAATATAATAACTGGCAAGAACAAAGACATAGTGCAAAACATGCTAAAAACAATAGTCTTTATCGCTTAGATGAAAGACTATTGAAGTTTGAAGAAAAAGCTAAGAAAAACGGATGGATTGTTCACTGGGCAAATACTGGCGATGATGTATGCGAAATAGTTTATCAGCTTATGCTAGAAAAAGGTGCTGATAAAGTTATCAAACAAAAATCAATGGCTTCAGAAGAAGTTGGGTTAAATCATTATCTAGAAAAAAGAGGGAAAAAATCTCTTGAAACAGACCTTGGAGAGGTAATTATACAACTAGTTGATGAAAAACCTGTTCATATTGTTGTTCCAGCTATTCATAAAAATAGATATCAAGTAGGCGAGATATTTCATGAAAAAATAGGCGCTCCGTTAGAAAATGAGCCAGAAAAATTAAATGCAATTGCTCGTGATTATATGCGTCAGCATTTTAAAACCGGAACTATAGGTATTTGTGGTGCAAACTTCGCTATAGCAGAAGAAGGTGCTATATGGTTAGTTGAAAATGAAGGTAACGGTAGAATGTCTACTACTATACCAGATGTTTTGGTATCAATTTGCGGTATAGAAAAAGTATGTGATACTATTGAAGATGCATCTAACCTAGTTGGTTTATTGACTCCATCTGCAACAGGTCAATTTATAGCAAACTATAATAATATTATATCAGGCCCAAGAAGAGAAGGTGAGCTTGATGGTCCAAAAGAGTGTCATATAATTTTATTTGATAATCATAGAACAAATATGCTAGCCCATGAGGATTATTATGAAGCTCTTCGCTGTATTCGCTGTGGCGCTTGTATGAATTTCTGTCCTGTCTATGATAAGATTAGTGGACACTCATATCAGTCAGTATATCCTGGTCCTATAGGTGCGGTTATTAGCCCTCAAATATTTGGCATGGATATAAATGGAGATGTTGTTTCGCTTTGTTCGCTTTGCGGAAGATGTAGCGAAGTTTGTCCTGTTGAAATTCCTTTAGCTGATTTGATTAGAAAACTAAGAAGAGACAAAGTAGGAGATGGCAAAAATCCTCCTTATGGTGCAGATAATATAAATCATAGTGCTGTTGAAAGAATGGGCTTTAAAGGTTTTACTATGGTAGCTACAAGTGGATTTATGTGGCGTACAGCTATGACAAGTGCTAGGATATTTAATGGCTTAATCCAATCACAAGGTAAAAATATTCCTGTGCTAAAATTATGGTTTGAGCATAAGGATTTGCCACCATTTAACTTTAATACAAATGATGTTATATCAAAAATGGAAGGAGTAATCTATGAGTAA